The Microcystis aeruginosa NIES-843 sequence CAAACCATTAAATATCTACAGGAACCAGATAGAAAAGCTAATTGGAAGGCTATCAAGACGGGAATCATTAATGATTTACCAGAATGGGCTAAAGAAGTCCCCTACCAGATTAAATCAATAGCAGTCAAAGACGCTTGTGAAGCCGTTAAAAATGCTCAAAGAAAATATCAAAAAACTGGGGAAATCCAGAAAGTAAAATTCCGTTCCCGTAAAGATAAACAGCAATCCTGTTATATTCCTAAGTCAGCCATTTCAGAAAAAGGAATATATCACACAAAATTAGGGCAAATACGCTTCACCGAATCACTGCCCGACAATTTTGGGGATAGCCGATTAGTATCCAGAAATGGACAATACTATTTAGCTATTCCCCATGAGGTGCAACGATGCGAATCCGATAACCAAGGACGCATTGTCGCCCTAGACCCCGGTGTTAGAGATTTTCTGGCACTATTCTCGCCTAATAGTTTTGGCTCAATCGGGAGTCAGGATATAGGTAAAATCCAACGATTATGCTATCACCTTGATGATTTAATTTCTCGTTCTACCAAAGTTAATGCTAAAACCAGAAACCGTTATCGAAAAGCATCTAATCGACTAAGAAATAAAATCAGGAATTTAGTAGATGAACTTCATCATCAAGTTGCTAGATTCCTAGTTGATAACTTTGATGTGATTCTTTTGCCTACTTTTGAAGTGTCAGAAATGGTTCTAAAAAATAGCAGGAAGATTCGCTCAAAATCTGTTAGACAGATGCTTAACTGGTCTCATTACCGATTTAAGCAATTTCTCAAGCATAAGGCTTTTGAGATGGGTAAATTAGTAATAGACTGCTGTGAAGCCTATACGTCGAAAACAGTTAGCTGGACTGGTGAATTAATACATAACTTAGGTGGAAAAAAAGTCATTAAATCCAAGATTGATGGCAAGACGATGGATAGAGATATTAATGGCGCACGAGGAATTTTTCTTCGTGCTTTGGGAGATACCCCCTCTTTAAGAGACTCTCTTAGAGTGCATTGTTAATGTATGTTAGCAAAAAAGTATCGGTATGGAATGAGGTCAGCGTGCTATTAAATACCTACGATCCCGAAGGCTTCTACGACGAACTATTCTTAGATGATGGTCAACCTCGTCCCCACTCGTCCCCTTTAATCAAATGGTTGCAGAATCTGCCGCCCCGAGAACTTCAACAACACCGGGAAACCGCTCAGTCGGCCCTGTTTGAATTGGGGGTGACTTTCAATGTCTATAGCGACAATCAAGGGGTAGAAAAAATCTTTCCTTTTGATATTATTCCCCGAATTGTCGCAGCTGAGGACTGGGATTATTTAGAAAGAGGCCTGAAACAACGCATCAAAGCCCTCAATCTTTTTCTCTCCGATATCTATAATGACCAGTTAATCATTAAAGATGGCATTATTCCCCCCGAATTAATCGCCTCGGCGACGGGATTTCTGAAACCCTGTGTGGGACTAAAACCCGCCGGAGGTATCTGGTGTCACATCACGGGAACCGATTTAGTCCGCGATAAAGATGGTCAATGGTACGTTTTAGAAGATAATTTGCGGGTTCCTTCCGGTATTTCCTATGTCCTCGAAAATCGTCGGGTAATGAAAAGCACCTTCCCCGATATTTTCCAGACAATGAATGTTAAACCGGTGGATGATTATCCTTCCCATCTGTTGGAAACTCTCCTTAATTTAGCCCCGCCCCAATTGCCTAACCCCACCGTGGTGGTTTTAACCCCCGGAACCTATAATTCTGCCTACTTTGAACATTCTTTTATTGCCCAACAAATGGGGGTAGAATTAGTGGAAGGGCGTGATTTAGTCGTCTTTGATGGTTATCTACAAATGAAAACCACCAAGGGATTAAGACGGGTAGATGTGGTATATCGTCGCCTCGATGATGACTTTTTAGATCCGGCGGTTTTTCGTCCCGATTCGATGTTGGGTGTACCCGGATTATTAAAAGTTTTCCAGGAAGGCCGCGTCGCTTTAGCTAATGCCCCTGGTACGGGAGTCGCCGATGATAAGGTTATTTATGCTTTTGTCCCCGATATGATTCGTTATTATCTGGGAGAAGAAGCGATTTTAAATAACGTTCCTACCTATCTTTGTTGGCGAGAAAAGGACTTAGATTATGTCTTAAATAATCTCGATAAGTTAGTTGTGAAAGCCGCTAATGAGTCGGGAGGTTATGGGATGTTAGTCGGTTCTCAAGCTACCCCCGAACAAAGGGCAGAATTCGCCCCACGCATTGCTGCTAATCCCCGCAATTATATCGCTCAACCGGTGTTAAGTCTTTCTAGAGTTCCCACTTTAATTGACACGGAAGTTGAAGGTCGTCATGTGGATTTACGTCCCTATATTCTCCATCGGGGTGATGAAATTTATGTGCATCCCGGGGGGTTAACTCGCGTGGCTTTGAAAAAGGGTTCTTTAGTGGTTAATTCTTCTCAAGGTGGTGGCAGTAAAGACACTTGGGTTTTAACCAAGTAATCAAGACAATAATCAAAATTTTGCTGGGTTACGGCCAAAATTAAATCATGAGTCGAGTGCATAAATTATTTTCGCCCAATCCACCCTAACCTTTTCACTTTTTCCTGGTTAATTATGCTTAGTAGAGTTGCCGATTCAATTTATTGGTTAAATCGCTATATTGAACGGGCAGAAAATGTCGCCCGGTTTATGGATGTTAACCTTAATTTAATGTTAGATGTACCTACCAGTGTTTTGCAACAGTGGGAACCTTTGGTTTTAACCACGGGAGATTTAGAACAATTCAAGAAACGTTACGGCACAGCCACCGCAGAAAATGTGATCAATTTCTTGACATTTGACACGGAATATAGTAGTTCAATTATCTCTTGTTTGCGCTGGGCGCGAGAAAATGCTCGGTCAGTTCGCGAGATTATTTCTTCGGAAATGTGGGAACAGGTTAATGGTTTTTTCTTAATGGTAAAAGATGCTTCCTCTTACCATCCTCAAACTACTTTACCGAACTTTTTTACCCAAGTTAAATTGGCTAGTCACCGTTTTGCAGGGGTGATGGATGCAACGATGACTCATAATGAAGGTTGGCATTTTGGCGTTATGGGAAGATTACAGGAACGCGCCGATAAAACCGCCAGAATTCTTGATGTTAAATACTATTATCTCTTGCCTTCCGCTCAATGGGTAGGAACTTCTCTAGACCAAATTCAATGGATTGCTTTACTGCGGTCGGTGAGTGCCTACGAAATGTATCGTAAATGTCAACGACGGATTACTCCTAGTGACGTGGCCGAATTTTTAATTCTTAATCGAGAA is a genomic window containing:
- a CDS encoding alpha-E domain-containing protein, with translation MLSRVADSIYWLNRYIERAENVARFMDVNLNLMLDVPTSVLQQWEPLVLTTGDLEQFKKRYGTATAENVINFLTFDTEYSSSIISCLRWARENARSVREIISSEMWEQVNGFFLMVKDASSYHPQTTLPNFFTQVKLASHRFAGVMDATMTHNEGWHFGVMGRLQERADKTARILDVKYYYLLPSAQWVGTSLDQIQWIALLRSVSAYEMYRKCQRRITPSDVAEFLILNREFPRSIHFCLRELDHCLHQVTGTPIGTWGNSVERSLGRLCAEMSYLTIEDVIEMGLHEFLDHIQKRVNDVGIKMTETFFVFNPELAPPLPVNNFQYQSQLTT
- a CDS encoding RNA-guided endonuclease InsQ/TnpB family protein gives rise to the protein MVPNQNLQQTCYKYFTSSLAECPDSGSTLKKSKKVRIYPTTEQKKLMKHWWGVSRFVFNQTIKYLQEPDRKANWKAIKTGIINDLPEWAKEVPYQIKSIAVKDACEAVKNAQRKYQKTGEIQKVKFRSRKDKQQSCYIPKSAISEKGIYHTKLGQIRFTESLPDNFGDSRLVSRNGQYYLAIPHEVQRCESDNQGRIVALDPGVRDFLALFSPNSFGSIGSQDIGKIQRLCYHLDDLISRSTKVNAKTRNRYRKASNRLRNKIRNLVDELHHQVARFLVDNFDVILLPTFEVSEMVLKNSRKIRSKSVRQMLNWSHYRFKQFLKHKAFEMGKLVIDCCEAYTSKTVSWTGELIHNLGGKKVIKSKIDGKTMDRDINGARGIFLRALGDTPSLRDSLRVHC
- a CDS encoding circularly permuted type 2 ATP-grasp protein, with translation MLLNTYDPEGFYDELFLDDGQPRPHSSPLIKWLQNLPPRELQQHRETAQSALFELGVTFNVYSDNQGVEKIFPFDIIPRIVAAEDWDYLERGLKQRIKALNLFLSDIYNDQLIIKDGIIPPELIASATGFLKPCVGLKPAGGIWCHITGTDLVRDKDGQWYVLEDNLRVPSGISYVLENRRVMKSTFPDIFQTMNVKPVDDYPSHLLETLLNLAPPQLPNPTVVVLTPGTYNSAYFEHSFIAQQMGVELVEGRDLVVFDGYLQMKTTKGLRRVDVVYRRLDDDFLDPAVFRPDSMLGVPGLLKVFQEGRVALANAPGTGVADDKVIYAFVPDMIRYYLGEEAILNNVPTYLCWREKDLDYVLNNLDKLVVKAANESGGYGMLVGSQATPEQRAEFAPRIAANPRNYIAQPVLSLSRVPTLIDTEVEGRHVDLRPYILHRGDEIYVHPGGLTRVALKKGSLVVNSSQGGGSKDTWVLTK